Proteins from a single region of Sphingomonas sp.:
- the manD gene encoding D-mannonate dehydratase ManD → MPRITNARVIVTCPGRNFVTLKIETEEGVYGVGDATLNGRELAVAAYLTDHVIPCLIGRDAHRIEDIWQYLYKGAYWRRGPVTMSAIAAVDMALWDIKGKVAGLPVYQLLGGASREGCMVYGHANGSDIDETIERAHEYLEQGYRAVRLQSGVPGIATTYGVSGERFYYEPAKGSLPDETVWSTAKYMRHVPKLFEKARDALGWDVHLLHDVHHRLTPIEAGRLGKDLEPWRLFWLEDTTPAENQAAFRLIRQHTTTPLAVGEIFNSIWDAKQLIEEQLIDYIRATVVHAGGITHLRRIAGLADLYQVKTGCHGATDLSPVTMAAALHFGLSVPNFGIQEYMRHSAETDAVFPHGYRFESGLMHPGDAPGLGVDIDEALAAKYEYKRAYLPVNRLEDGTMHSW, encoded by the coding sequence TTGCCTCGCATCACAAACGCCCGCGTCATCGTGACGTGTCCCGGCCGCAACTTCGTAACGCTCAAGATCGAAACCGAGGAAGGCGTGTACGGCGTTGGCGACGCCACGCTCAACGGGCGCGAGCTTGCGGTGGCCGCGTATCTGACCGACCATGTCATTCCCTGCCTGATCGGGCGCGACGCGCACCGCATCGAGGATATCTGGCAGTATCTCTACAAGGGCGCCTATTGGCGGCGCGGCCCGGTGACGATGTCGGCGATCGCCGCGGTCGACATGGCGCTATGGGACATCAAGGGCAAGGTCGCCGGCCTGCCGGTCTATCAATTGCTCGGCGGGGCCAGCCGCGAGGGCTGCATGGTCTATGGCCATGCCAATGGCTCCGACATCGACGAGACGATCGAGCGTGCGCACGAATATCTGGAGCAGGGCTACAGGGCCGTCCGGCTGCAATCGGGGGTGCCGGGGATCGCCACCACCTATGGGGTATCGGGCGAGCGCTTCTATTACGAACCGGCCAAGGGCTCGCTGCCCGACGAGACGGTTTGGTCGACCGCCAAATATATGCGCCACGTGCCAAAGCTGTTCGAGAAGGCGCGCGATGCGCTGGGCTGGGACGTGCATCTGCTGCACGACGTGCATCACCGGCTGACCCCGATCGAGGCCGGGCGGCTGGGCAAGGATCTGGAGCCGTGGCGACTGTTCTGGCTGGAGGACACGACCCCGGCCGAGAACCAGGCCGCGTTCCGGCTGATCCGCCAGCACACCACCACGCCGCTGGCGGTCGGCGAGATCTTCAATTCGATCTGGGACGCCAAGCAACTCATCGAAGAGCAGCTGATCGACTATATCCGCGCGACGGTGGTCCATGCCGGCGGCATCACCCATCTGCGCCGGATCGCGGGACTTGCCGATCTCTATCAGGTCAAGACCGGCTGCCACGGCGCGACCGACCTGTCGCCGGTGACGATGGCGGCGGCGCTGCATTTCGGCCTGTCGGTGCCCAATTTTGGCATCCAGGAATATATGCGCCACTCGGCCGAGACCGACGCGGTGTTCCCCCACGGATACCGCTTCGAATCGGGGCTGATGCATCCGGGCGACGCGCCGGGCCTGGGCGTGGATATCGATGAGGCGCTGGCCGCGAAGTACGAATATAAGCGCGCCTATCTGCCGGTAAACCGTCTCGAAGACGGAACGATGCACAGCTGGTGA
- a CDS encoding extensin family protein, which yields MTGVKQAIIAVLIFTLVAGALLLGLAVLRGRPQDLPWTRLDLGAPIGMFTGRKLAGLTDNYARCRALLRAAGVRYTMLPAVKGDGQCGYSDGIRFDEGGSQQIDYSPANLGTSCPVAAALAVWEWNVVQPAAQRRFGARVTRIEHLGSYSCRRIYGRSAGDWSEHATADALDIAAFRLSNGERISVLEDWKKGGEKAGFLREVRTGGCKLFSTVLSPDYNAAHHDHLHFDQAERGEMGWRACR from the coding sequence GTGACCGGCGTCAAACAGGCGATCATCGCGGTGCTGATCTTCACGCTCGTCGCCGGCGCGTTGCTGCTCGGCCTCGCGGTGTTGCGCGGGCGCCCGCAGGATTTGCCCTGGACTCGCCTCGATCTCGGCGCGCCGATCGGCATGTTCACCGGCCGCAAGCTCGCCGGCCTCACCGACAATTACGCCCGGTGCCGGGCGCTGCTCCGCGCCGCCGGCGTGCGCTACACGATGCTGCCCGCGGTCAAGGGCGACGGCCAATGCGGCTATTCGGACGGCATTCGTTTCGACGAGGGCGGATCGCAGCAGATCGACTATAGCCCCGCCAATCTCGGCACCTCATGCCCCGTCGCCGCCGCGCTGGCGGTATGGGAATGGAACGTCGTCCAGCCCGCCGCGCAGCGCCGCTTCGGCGCCCGAGTCACCCGTATCGAGCATCTCGGCAGTTATTCCTGCCGCCGTATCTATGGCCGCAGCGCCGGCGACTGGAGCGAGCACGCCACTGCCGACGCGCTGGATATCGCCGCCTTCCGCCTGTCGAACGGCGAGCGGATCAGCGTGCTCGAAGACTGGAAAAAGGGCGGCGAGAAAGCCGGCTTCCTGCGCGAGGTCCGCACCGGCGGCTGCAAGCTGTTCTCGACGGTGCTCTCGCCCGATTACAACGCGGCGCACCACGATCATCTGCACTTCGACCAGGCCGAGCGCGGCGAGATGGGATGGCGGGCGTGTAGGTGA
- a CDS encoding SMP-30/gluconolactonase/LRE family protein, which translates to MIRTTRRTVLAGIAATPFLPGLARAEAVGRITRFDDALDAVIDVASPIEVLGTGYKWAEGPVWVKKGGYLLFNDVPSNVCYQWRKGKIAKFLDPSGLTGPIPAGIREAGANGMVVDALGRLIIADSGTRAIAAIDLKTKRKTILADKSEGKRFNSCNDVALHSNGTIYFTDPPYGLAEGDKSPLKEIDFNGVYRLDPQGKVNLIDADLSRPNGVAVSADQQILYVAMSDEKRPQVLAYPLDVEGGVSDYPKVFCDFSAELDQKLPGLPDGIKASRGGHVFATGPGGVYILAADGRKLGLISTGKAIANCCFGEDGKTLFLTSSDMIARVRLKISGW; encoded by the coding sequence ATGATCCGAACGACACGCCGCACGGTCCTGGCCGGCATCGCCGCCACGCCCTTTCTGCCGGGCCTCGCGCGCGCGGAGGCGGTGGGCAGGATCACCCGGTTCGACGACGCCCTGGATGCGGTGATCGACGTCGCTTCCCCGATCGAGGTGCTCGGTACCGGCTATAAATGGGCCGAAGGGCCGGTATGGGTGAAGAAGGGCGGCTATCTGCTCTTCAACGATGTCCCTTCGAACGTCTGCTACCAATGGCGGAAGGGGAAGATCGCCAAATTCCTCGATCCCTCGGGTCTGACCGGGCCGATCCCGGCGGGCATCCGCGAGGCCGGGGCCAATGGCATGGTGGTCGATGCGCTCGGACGGTTGATCATCGCCGACAGCGGCACCCGCGCCATCGCCGCGATCGATCTCAAGACCAAAAGGAAGACGATCCTCGCCGACAAATCCGAGGGCAAGCGCTTCAACAGCTGCAACGATGTCGCGCTGCACAGCAACGGCACGATCTATTTCACCGATCCGCCTTATGGTCTCGCCGAAGGCGACAAGTCGCCGCTCAAGGAGATCGATTTCAACGGCGTCTACCGGCTCGATCCGCAGGGCAAGGTCAATCTGATCGACGCCGATCTCAGCCGCCCCAACGGTGTCGCTGTCTCCGCCGACCAGCAGATCCTCTATGTCGCGATGTCCGACGAGAAGCGCCCGCAGGTGCTTGCCTATCCGCTCGATGTCGAGGGCGGCGTTTCGGACTATCCCAAGGTCTTCTGCGATTTCAGCGCGGAATTGGACCAGAAGCTCCCCGGCCTGCCCGATGGCATCAAGGCCAGCCGCGGCGGCCATGTCTTCGCCACCGGCCCCGGCGGGGTCTATATCCTCGCCGCCGATGGCAGGAAGCTCGGCCTGATCTCGACCGGCAAGGCCATCGCCAATTGCTGCTTCGGCGAGGATGGCAAGACCCTGTTCCTCACCTCCAGCGATATGATCGCCAGGGTCCGGCTGAAGATATCGGGCTGGTGA
- the rnhA gene encoding ribonuclease HI has product MTELQHVEIATDGACKGNPGRGGWGVVLRMGGTEKELSGGEPHTTNNRMELMAAIRGLQALKRPCRVTLSTDSRYVMDGLTKWIHGWLKNGWRTSDKKPVKNADLWQELLAASKPHRVEWVWVKGHAGHPDNERADTLASDAALAQ; this is encoded by the coding sequence ATGACCGAGCTCCAGCATGTCGAGATCGCCACTGATGGCGCGTGCAAGGGCAATCCCGGGCGCGGCGGCTGGGGCGTGGTGCTGCGGATGGGCGGGACCGAGAAGGAACTCTCGGGCGGCGAACCGCATACCACCAACAACCGCATGGAGCTGATGGCGGCGATCCGCGGCTTGCAGGCGTTGAAGCGTCCGTGCCGGGTGACGCTTTCGACCGACAGCCGCTATGTGATGGACGGGCTCACCAAGTGGATCCACGGCTGGCTGAAGAATGGTTGGCGGACATCCGACAAGAAGCCGGTCAAGAACGCCGATCTGTGGCAGGAACTGCTGGCGGCATCGAAGCCGCACCGGGTGGAATGGGTGTGGGTGAAGGGCCATGCCGGCCATCCCGACAATGAGCGCGCCGACACCCTCGCGAGCGACGCCGCGCTGGCGCAGTAA
- a CDS encoding glycoside hydrolase family 3 N-terminal domain-containing protein: MGTKGIDRRALVKAGAMLAASAWLPMARAQGVVRPSKRINALLAEMTLAEKLGQMSQIPGGRQRALNSRLDAAMLDRVRKGEMGSFLHVAGAEPLRDLQRLAVTETRLKIPLLFAMDVIHGYHTTLPVPIALASSWDPKTAERAARIAAEEAWAAGLHWTFAPMVDITRDARWGRVVEGAGEDPYLGARMAAAQVRGFEPDGTARRNGILSCAKHFIGYGAAMGGRDYDSADISERTLHEVYLPPFFAAAQAGAGSFMAAFNDVAGVPMTANAALVNGLLRDHWDYQGIVVSDWNAIRELINHGTAATPAEAAAQALRAGIDMDMASATYAGYLAEAVAADPALMPLIDAAVRRILMAKERLGLFNDPYAFGDADQDKLSSDRRPARDLARKSIVLLRNEGALLPLRPGAKLALIGGLADDASTTLGSWRARGLAENAVTLRAAMPGAVFADGKDIPAAVAAAKRADIVLLAIGEDFDLSGEARSRSDIGLPGNQPALVEAIKATRKPIVAVLMNGRPMALESALSGIPAVLETWFLGIESGPAIADILTGKVSPGGRLPMGMPRVTGQAPMSYAHFPSGRPANPDLGIDSARYRDVDIGPLFPFGHGLSYAKFDYGPVELSGPVLSRSGTRITVAVTNSGAVEADEVVQLYIRAPVAAAARPVKELRGFARVTLAPGQSKRVTFTLRSDQVAIWSEQGWAVARGRVELMLGSSSDDIRARAELTVAEAYVTTPHAAPAAAIETRVNIA; this comes from the coding sequence ATGGGGACCAAGGGGATCGACCGCCGCGCGCTGGTCAAGGCCGGAGCGATGCTGGCGGCGTCGGCGTGGCTGCCGATGGCGCGCGCGCAAGGCGTAGTCCGGCCCAGCAAGCGCATCAATGCGCTGCTCGCCGAAATGACCCTCGCCGAAAAGCTCGGCCAGATGAGCCAGATTCCCGGCGGCCGCCAGCGCGCGCTCAATTCGCGGCTCGATGCGGCGATGCTCGATCGCGTCCGCAAGGGCGAGATGGGCTCGTTCCTCCACGTCGCCGGTGCCGAGCCCCTGCGCGATCTCCAGCGCCTCGCCGTCACCGAAACCCGGCTCAAGATTCCGCTGCTGTTCGCGATGGACGTGATCCACGGCTACCACACCACCTTGCCGGTGCCGATCGCGCTGGCGTCGAGCTGGGATCCCAAGACCGCCGAGCGAGCCGCGCGCATCGCCGCCGAGGAGGCTTGGGCCGCCGGCCTCCACTGGACCTTCGCGCCGATGGTCGACATCACCCGTGACGCGCGCTGGGGACGGGTGGTCGAAGGAGCGGGCGAAGACCCCTATCTCGGCGCGCGCATGGCCGCGGCGCAGGTGCGCGGCTTCGAGCCCGATGGCACCGCCCGCCGCAATGGCATTCTCTCCTGCGCCAAGCACTTCATCGGCTATGGCGCGGCGATGGGCGGGCGCGACTATGACAGCGCCGATATTTCGGAGCGGACGCTCCACGAAGTCTATCTGCCGCCCTTCTTCGCCGCGGCGCAGGCCGGCGCGGGCAGCTTCATGGCGGCGTTCAACGATGTCGCGGGCGTGCCGATGACCGCCAATGCCGCATTGGTGAACGGCTTGCTGCGCGACCATTGGGATTATCAGGGCATCGTCGTCAGCGACTGGAACGCGATCCGCGAGCTGATCAACCACGGCACCGCCGCCACCCCGGCCGAGGCCGCCGCGCAGGCGTTGCGCGCGGGGATCGACATGGACATGGCGAGCGCGACCTATGCCGGTTATCTCGCCGAGGCCGTTGCCGCCGATCCCGCGCTGATGCCGCTGATCGACGCGGCGGTCCGCCGCATCCTGATGGCCAAGGAGCGGTTGGGGCTATTCAACGATCCCTACGCGTTCGGTGATGCCGATCAGGATAAGCTCTCGTCGGACCGCCGCCCCGCCCGCGATCTGGCACGCAAGTCGATCGTCCTGCTCCGCAACGAAGGCGCATTGCTGCCGCTCAGGCCGGGCGCGAAGCTGGCGCTGATCGGCGGGCTTGCCGACGACGCCTCGACCACCCTCGGCTCGTGGCGCGCGCGCGGGCTGGCGGAGAACGCGGTGACGCTGCGCGCGGCCATGCCCGGAGCGGTCTTTGCCGATGGCAAGGATATTCCCGCCGCCGTTGCCGCCGCGAAGCGCGCCGATATCGTCCTGCTCGCGATCGGCGAGGATTTCGATCTGTCGGGAGAGGCGCGCAGCCGCTCGGATATCGGCCTGCCGGGAAACCAGCCGGCCCTGGTCGAGGCGATCAAGGCTACCCGCAAGCCGATCGTGGCGGTGCTCATGAACGGCCGTCCGATGGCGCTGGAGTCCGCGCTCAGCGGCATCCCCGCCGTGCTCGAAACCTGGTTCCTCGGCATCGAAAGCGGCCCGGCCATCGCCGATATCCTCACCGGCAAGGTCTCGCCCGGCGGCCGTCTGCCGATGGGTATGCCGCGCGTCACCGGCCAGGCGCCGATGAGCTATGCCCACTTCCCCAGCGGCCGTCCCGCCAATCCCGATCTCGGCATCGACAGCGCCCGCTACCGCGATGTCGATATCGGCCCGCTGTTCCCGTTCGGGCACGGGCTCAGCTATGCGAAGTTCGATTATGGGCCGGTCGAGCTGAGCGGCCCGGTGTTGAGCCGGTCGGGAACTCGCATCACGGTCGCGGTCACCAATTCCGGCGCGGTCGAAGCCGATGAAGTCGTCCAGCTCTATATCCGCGCGCCGGTCGCAGCGGCGGCGCGGCCGGTCAAGGAATTGCGCGGTTTCGCCCGCGTGACGCTCGCGCCGGGCCAGAGCAAGCGCGTGACCTTCACCCTCCGTTCCGACCAGGTGGCGATCTGGTCCGAACAGGGCTGGGCGGTCGCGCGCGGCCGCGTCGAACTGATGCTCGGCAGTTCCTCGGACGATATCCGCGCGCGTGCCGAACTGACGGTGGCCGAAGCCTATGTCACCACGCCCCATGCCGCGCCCGCCGCCGCGATCGAGACACGCGTGAATATCGCATGA
- a CDS encoding gluconate:H+ symporter → MMGEPWTTLLIVAASIAAVIVLVLRVKLQPFLALLLVALVTGLAFGADPQAVIAAVRKGTGEALGFVAVVIGLGAILGGLLEASGGVNAIAHRLLDAFGERRIPWALTVVGIIVGIPLFFDVAFIILAPLLTTLAVRAQRRITYFAIPLLAGLMVMHALLPPHPGPVAVAELIGTDYGLLAFYGLVCGIPAAILAGPVFARFAHSAPGWGDQSPPPMLDQGAPQTAPIGFWPALVAMLVPLALILLAAVAGQFMADGPAKATLQFIGHPFTALILATLSVTAWLRFRVHAPLETISSIMTRALEPAGLMVLVVGAGAAYKEVLIESGAGQQVTVAVASAQVSVLVFAFLLAAFVRIAQGSATVAMVTAAGLAAPLISAAALSPSRIALVTIAIGAGASIASHVNDTGFWLVKQYLGLTEAQTFRSWTLCATIAGATVFAMAALLWNFV, encoded by the coding sequence ATGATGGGCGAGCCCTGGACCACGCTGCTGATTGTCGCCGCCAGCATCGCCGCGGTGATCGTGCTGGTGCTGCGGGTCAAACTCCAGCCGTTCCTCGCCCTGCTGCTGGTCGCGCTGGTCACCGGTCTCGCCTTCGGCGCCGATCCGCAGGCGGTGATCGCCGCCGTCCGCAAGGGCACGGGCGAGGCGTTGGGCTTCGTCGCGGTGGTGATAGGCCTCGGCGCGATCCTCGGCGGGCTGCTGGAGGCGTCGGGCGGGGTCAACGCCATCGCCCACCGCCTGCTCGATGCGTTCGGCGAGCGCCGTATCCCCTGGGCGCTGACCGTGGTCGGCATCATCGTCGGCATTCCGCTCTTCTTCGACGTCGCGTTCATCATCCTCGCGCCATTGCTGACCACGCTGGCGGTGCGCGCGCAGCGCCGCATCACCTATTTCGCGATACCGCTGCTCGCCGGCCTGATGGTGATGCACGCGCTACTGCCGCCGCATCCGGGTCCGGTCGCGGTCGCCGAGCTGATCGGCACCGATTACGGCCTGCTCGCATTCTACGGCCTGGTCTGCGGCATCCCCGCCGCGATCCTCGCCGGTCCGGTCTTCGCCCGGTTCGCCCATTCGGCGCCCGGCTGGGGCGATCAGAGCCCGCCGCCGATGCTAGACCAGGGCGCGCCGCAGACCGCGCCGATCGGCTTCTGGCCAGCCTTGGTGGCGATGCTGGTGCCGCTCGCGCTGATCCTGCTCGCGGCGGTCGCGGGACAGTTCATGGCCGATGGCCCCGCCAAGGCCACGCTCCAGTTCATCGGCCATCCCTTCACCGCCTTGATCCTCGCCACTCTCTCGGTCACCGCCTGGCTGCGCTTCCGCGTCCATGCCCCGCTCGAGACGATCTCCAGCATCATGACCCGCGCGCTCGAGCCTGCCGGGCTGATGGTCCTCGTCGTCGGCGCCGGCGCCGCCTACAAGGAGGTGCTGATCGAAAGCGGCGCCGGACAACAGGTCACCGTGGCGGTCGCCTCGGCGCAGGTATCGGTGCTGGTGTTCGCCTTCCTGCTCGCCGCCTTCGTGCGGATCGCGCAAGGCTCGGCGACCGTCGCGATGGTCACTGCCGCCGGGCTCGCCGCGCCGCTGATCTCCGCCGCCGCGCTGTCGCCCAGCCGGATCGCGCTCGTGACCATCGCCATCGGCGCCGGCGCCTCGATCGCCAGCCATGTCAACGACACCGGCTTCTGGCTGGTGAAGCAATATCTGGGGCTCACCGAAGCCCAGACCTTCCGCAGCTGGACGCTTTGCGCCACCATCGCCGGTGCGACGGTCTTCGCGATGGCCGCATTGCTGTGGAATTTCGTGTGA
- a CDS encoding YegP family protein, producing the protein MAHKFEIYKDKAGEFRVRFKYNSEIMFSTEGYSSKTSAQNAIESIKKNGPGAPIEDIS; encoded by the coding sequence ATGGCTCACAAGTTCGAAATCTACAAGGACAAGGCGGGCGAGTTCCGCGTGCGCTTCAAATATAACAGCGAGATCATGTTCTCGACCGAGGGGTATTCGAGCAAGACGTCCGCCCAGAACGCCATCGAATCGATCAAGAAGAACGGTCCGGGCGCTCCGATCGAAGACATTAGCTGA
- a CDS encoding thioesterase family protein, translated as MRLVTTAALPYEFPIDVAQDDIDFMGHVNNASYLKWVQEAVISHWQALAPVEAVAQHLWVALKHEITYRRPAFLDDDVVATVLLEKVHGARAFYETIIKRGGEVLAEVKSSWCCIDAETLRPARLTQQVIDKFFVPRAAG; from the coding sequence ATGCGCCTCGTGACCACCGCCGCGCTCCCTTATGAGTTCCCGATCGACGTCGCGCAGGACGATATCGACTTCATGGGCCATGTGAACAACGCCTCCTATCTCAAATGGGTTCAGGAAGCGGTGATCAGCCATTGGCAGGCGCTGGCTCCGGTCGAGGCGGTCGCCCAGCATCTCTGGGTCGCGCTCAAGCACGAGATCACCTATCGCCGCCCGGCGTTCCTCGATGACGACGTCGTCGCGACGGTGCTGCTCGAAAAGGTCCATGGCGCGCGCGCCTTTTACGAGACGATCATCAAGCGCGGTGGCGAAGTCCTCGCCGAAGTGAAGTCGAGCTGGTGCTGCATCGACGCCGAGACGCTGCGCCCGGCGCGGCTCACCCAGCAGGTCATCGACAAGTTCTTCGTGCCGCGCGCGGCGGGCTGA
- a CDS encoding NUDIX domain-containing protein, whose translation MAEPEAIPAATVIVMREGAGAPELLMVERAAAMSFAGGALVFPGGRVDPGDHALAATLPGDPDDLAARIAAVRETLEEAGVAVGIDMPGAVIPDLGRRLYAGETLGALLAEAGGALRLDDLVPFARWLPNNVRHKVFDTRFYLARAPEDAEPVVDGNENVRVFWASARSILDAADRGETKIIFPTRRNLDRLALFGSYADAVADARAHEIRTVTPWIEEREGAQFLCIPDDLGYPITAQPLADANRL comes from the coding sequence ATGGCCGAGCCCGAGGCGATTCCCGCAGCTACCGTGATCGTGATGCGCGAGGGCGCCGGCGCGCCCGAACTGCTTATGGTCGAGCGCGCCGCGGCGATGTCGTTCGCGGGCGGGGCCTTGGTGTTCCCCGGCGGTCGTGTCGATCCCGGCGACCATGCCCTCGCCGCCACCCTGCCGGGCGACCCCGACGATCTCGCCGCGCGCATCGCGGCGGTACGCGAAACGCTGGAGGAGGCGGGCGTCGCGGTCGGCATCGACATGCCCGGCGCCGTGATCCCCGATCTCGGACGGCGGCTCTATGCCGGCGAAACCCTCGGAGCTTTGCTGGCCGAAGCGGGCGGGGCGCTGCGCCTCGACGATCTCGTTCCCTTCGCGCGCTGGCTGCCCAACAATGTCCGCCACAAGGTGTTCGACACACGCTTCTATCTCGCCCGCGCGCCCGAAGACGCCGAGCCGGTGGTCGACGGCAACGAGAATGTCCGCGTCTTCTGGGCCAGCGCGCGCTCGATCCTCGATGCCGCCGATCGCGGCGAGACCAAGATCATCTTCCCGACCCGCCGCAATCTCGATCGGCTGGCGTTATTCGGCTCTTATGCCGATGCCGTCGCCGATGCCCGCGCGCATGAGATCCGCACCGTCACGCCGTGGATCGAGGAGCGGGAAGGGGCCCAGTTCCTCTGCATCCCCGACGATCTCGGCTATCCGATCACCGCCCAGCCTCTAGCCGACGCGAACCGCCTGTGA
- a CDS encoding FadR/GntR family transcriptional regulator, producing MKITGNKLYQRVAASVTEGIEAGRWAVGTRLPGERDLADEYKVSRPTIREAMIALEMQGWIEVRHGSGLYVTRRDHGAGRREDALNFDVGAFDLIEARILFEGEAVALAAVSITDEQLAELDALLEEMAADDPNEPMVIDADRRFHLAIANATGNAAIRSVIEYLWELRVKSPLAANMFARARRGGVTPRVDEHRPILAALKARDPNAARNAMRLHLRGVVDDLLEATELEVMERARNELDARRDSVSKRLEIGSV from the coding sequence ATGAAGATTACCGGCAACAAGCTGTATCAGCGGGTGGCGGCGTCCGTCACCGAGGGGATCGAGGCGGGGCGCTGGGCGGTCGGCACGCGGCTTCCCGGGGAACGTGATCTGGCCGACGAGTACAAGGTCAGCCGCCCGACGATCCGTGAAGCGATGATCGCCCTGGAAATGCAGGGCTGGATCGAGGTGCGCCACGGCTCGGGCCTCTACGTCACCAGGCGCGATCATGGCGCCGGCCGGCGCGAGGACGCGCTCAATTTCGATGTCGGCGCCTTCGATCTTATCGAGGCGCGAATCCTGTTCGAAGGCGAGGCGGTGGCGCTCGCGGCGGTCTCGATCACCGACGAGCAACTCGCCGAGCTCGATGCGCTGCTCGAAGAAATGGCCGCGGACGATCCGAACGAGCCCATGGTGATCGATGCCGATCGCCGTTTCCACCTCGCCATCGCCAATGCCACCGGCAATGCCGCGATCCGTAGCGTCATCGAATATCTCTGGGAGTTGCGGGTCAAGTCGCCGCTCGCCGCCAACATGTTCGCCCGCGCCAGGCGTGGCGGCGTCACCCCGCGCGTCGATGAGCATCGCCCGATCCTCGCCGCGCTCAAGGCGCGCGATCCCAATGCCGCGCGCAACGCGATGCGTCTGCACCTGCGCGGGGTGGTCGATGATCTGCTCGAAGCCACCGAGCTGGAGGTGATGGAGCGCGCCCGCAACGAGCTCGATGCCCGGCGTGACAGCGTCTCGAAGCGGCTCGAGATCGGCTCGGTTTGA
- the thrB gene encoding homoserine kinase: MAVYTHVSAEALNTFLAKFDVGELVSAKGIAEGVENSNYLVDTTKARFILTLYEKRVAADDLPYFMALLDHLAAKGLPVPPAIKDRTGAEIHALEGRPACLIQFLPGVSVTHPTAAQAISAGAAMGRMHAALDDFTLGRANSMGVDSWRPLLERCGESLDRIAPGLFARVSGALEDIVARWPRHLPTSAVHADLFPDNVLMLGDAVTGLIDFYFACTDIRAYDLAVMHGAWAFDGTGRDYDAAIGEALIAGYTASFPLSDAERAALPVLAEGAALRFLLSRAWDWLNTPADAMVTRKDPLAYLRRLEFYQAHGAALFA; this comes from the coding sequence ATGGCAGTCTACACGCACGTATCGGCGGAAGCCCTCAACACATTTCTCGCGAAATTCGATGTCGGCGAACTGGTCTCGGCCAAGGGCATCGCCGAAGGCGTCGAGAATTCCAACTACCTGGTCGATACGACCAAGGCCCGCTTCATCCTGACCCTGTACGAGAAGCGGGTGGCGGCGGATGATTTGCCCTATTTCATGGCGCTGCTCGATCACCTCGCGGCCAAGGGCCTGCCGGTACCGCCGGCGATCAAGGATCGCACTGGCGCCGAAATCCATGCGCTGGAGGGGCGGCCGGCGTGCTTGATCCAGTTCCTGCCGGGCGTGTCCGTGACGCATCCGACCGCGGCGCAGGCGATCTCGGCCGGGGCGGCGATGGGCCGGATGCATGCCGCGCTCGACGATTTCACCCTCGGCCGGGCCAATTCGATGGGCGTCGATAGCTGGCGGCCGCTGCTCGAACGTTGCGGCGAGAGTCTTGACCGGATCGCGCCGGGTCTATTCGCGCGCGTGTCCGGCGCGCTGGAGGACATCGTCGCGCGCTGGCCGCGACACCTGCCGACGAGCGCGGTGCACGCCGATCTCTTCCCGGACAATGTGCTGATGCTCGGCGACGCGGTGACCGGACTGATCGACTTTTATTTCGCCTGCACCGATATCCGCGCCTACGATCTCGCCGTGATGCACGGCGCCTGGGCGTTCGACGGCACCGGGCGCGACTATGACGCGGCGATCGGCGAAGCGCTGATCGCGGGCTATACCGCCAGCTTCCCGCTCAGCGACGCCGAGCGCGCGGCGCTGCCGGTGCTGGCCGAGGGCGCGGCGCTTCGCTTCCTGCTGAGCCGGGCATGGGATTGGCTCAACACCCCCGCCGACGCGATGGTGACCCGCAAGGATCCCCTCGCCTATCTGCGCCGCCTCGAATTCTATCAGGCGCACGGCGCGGCGCTGTTCGCATGA